The segment ACGGCGACCAACACACAACTGTTGTTAGCGGCCTGCAAGGAGGAGGCGAGCTTGTGCCGGCACCGTTGCTGCCCGCCCTGCTGCTGCCCCTGCTCGTGCTCGTACAACTCACCGCGGGCGTTATAAGCGCGCCATCGGCGGCTTCTGCCTACGACGTGACCTCCAACCTGCTGCTGCTCACCTCTTACGCCGCCTTCTTTGCCTTCGCCTGTGGAAGCACTACAAACACGCGCGTCTTTCACGCCTTCGCCGCCCTGCTGTTGCTGCTGGGCACGGCCGAGGGCCTGTACGGTCTGCTCAACCTGCTCTCGGGCAACGAGCGCCTGCTCATCTACGAGCGCTGGGCCTACCCCCACTCTGCCACCGGCACGCTGGTGAACCGCAATCACTTTGCCTATCTCATCGAGATGTCGCTGCCGCTGGCGCTGGCCAGCGGGCTGCTGTTTGCCCCCGTGCAGCGCGACACCCGGCGCTCGACCGACAGCGAGGCCACCGCGCGCCGCATAATGGCCGTAACCGCTACGACCGTGCTGGGCCTGGCGCTGATCTTCTCGCGATCGAGGATGGGCATTTTCAGCCTGCTTGCGGCCGCTGCCACTATTGGTGCTGCAAGTGCCCTGCTGCGCCCACGCGCCGGTGGCCGCTCGCGCAAGGGCTACGCCCTGCCCGCCCTGCTGGTGCTGGCACTGGGCGGCTTTGCGCTGGTGATAGGCATAGACCCGGTGCTGGAGCGGTTTTTCCGCATACCCCAGGATCTTGAGCACGGCCGCTTGCCGATCTGGCAGGCAGCGCTGGCCATGTGGCGCGAGGCGCCGCTTCTGGGCCACGGCTGGGGCAGCTACGAGTCGCTTTGGCCGGCCTGGGCCGGTCGTCCTACGGGCCTGCACTACAAGCACGCTCACAACGAGTACCTGCAGGTGCTGGCCGAAGGAGGCCTGGCCGGCGCGACCGTGGTGGCCTGGGCGCTGTGGCTGTTCGGGCGGCGAGTGCTCGGCGCGCTATCGCGCCCGCTCACCCACGCGCAGCGTGCGGTGACCGTGGCGCTGGCCACCGGCATCACCTCGGTTGCCTTCCACTCGGCGGCCGATTTCGGCCTGCGTATTCCCGGCGTGGCGCTGGTGTTTGCACTGGTGGTGGCCTTGTTTGTGCGTGTGACCGACGACCCCGAGCTGGTGGACCGCGCATGACTGCCGCGAGCTACGACGGCATGACCGACATCCACTGCCACTTGCTTCCAGGAATCGACGACGGGCCGCGCAACTGGGAGCAGTCTGTTGAGCTCTGCCGCGCCATGGCCGACGACGGCATCACCCGCGCAGTGGCCACCCCGCACCTGATCGACGGCGTCTACAACAACACCCTGTCGCTCGTGACGCCGCTCACCGCCCAGCTCAACGAGCGCCTGGCCAACGCCGGCATCAAGCTCGAAGTACTCGTGGGCGCCGAGGTCGATCTTGCCAGTCGCTACGCCCAGGGTTCGCCCGAGCTGCCCACGCTGGCCGGCGGCAAGGCGGTGCTGCTCGAGATGCCCATGGCCGTGCTGCCCCAGGCCATGGACCAGGTGCTGTTCTCGGTCACCTCGCAGGACCTCATTCCGGTGCTGGCCCACCCCGAGCGCAACGAGCCCCTGCAGGACGATCCGCGCCTTGCGGCCGACTGGCTGCGCGCTGGCGCAGTGCTGCAACTCGACGGCGATTCGCTGCTGGGCGTGTGGGGACGCGGCGCCGAACGCCTGGCCATAAAACTGCTCGAACGCGGACTCGCCCAGGCCATGGCCAGCGATGCCCACTCGGTCAAACGCCGTCCACCGCGGCTGGCCGAGGCCCGACAACGCGCCGCCGAACTCGTGGGCGAACAGGCGGCGACCCTGCTCACCAATAACGGCCCCGAAGAACTGCTCGCGAGCCACGCGCTGGCTGTGCCTGTTTACTCGCCCGGCCAACACGACTCAGACGCCTCCGCCGTTCCTGACAAAGCCAGCGGCTGGCTGGGCAGACTCTTCGGAAGATAGCTCTTCGCCGGGCAACAGCGCGAGCGCAAAATCATCCAGCCATAACTCGCCGCCTATGAAACGGTCCAAGGCCTTGGTGGCCGAACGAAACACGAGCACGCGCGCGCCCTCGCAGTCGCTGGGCACCTCGAAGTCCACGGTCGTCGTCCGCCACTGGGAATCGCCACGGTACTGCTCGCCCTGCACCCACATGCGACAAGCGGCCGAGGGGTCGCCTGGACCGCCACCCGCCAGGCCCTGCACGACTATGCGAGGCCCCGACACCGAGCCAAGGTCTTCGTAACGAACCTGTGCCGTCAAGCTGTAGCGGCGGCCGGGCTCAACGGGCAGGTACTGGCTGGTGGCCGTGTAGTGGGGGTTGTGCTCGCCGTCAAAACGAAGCCTGAGAGCACGCCTGCCCTGAACACAGTCGCCGCAGTGCACCACGCGCGCCGTCACGCCCTCGGCCTTGTCGCGGCCGTCCTGCACCCGCCAGGCAAAGCGCTGCGGTGCTAGCCCTGCCTCGCCCGACCGTCGCGTCCACACGCCGGCCAGGTCTTCAAAGTCGCTGTTTATAAGGCCCGTTTGCCCGGGACGCTCACCGAAGGCCACGCGCCATGCCTCGTGTACAAAGCCGTGCGCGACGAGGTAATCAACGTACCAGGGACGCGCGCGGTCAGAATCCTCGTAGCGCGAGTAGCGCGCCCAGGTGCGTGCCGACAACTGGGGCGTTGCCCGCGAGCGGGCCCAGGAAAAGAAAGACGATAGGTCTATGTCTTCTACGATCTCGTCGAGTACAAAGTCGGCCGGGTACAATGCGGCCAGTTGATCGTAAAAACCCCTGCGGTCCTTGCGATGACCGCCCAGCGCAGCCGAGAACTCGCGAACCGCCTCGTCACGCTGGCCCAGGCGCGCATACAACACCGCGGTGCGCGTGCGTACGGTGGTCGTGGCGCTGCCGTGCGCAACTGCGCGCTCGAGCTCTGCGCGCGGGTCGAGTCCCTGGGCTGCCCGTGCCTCGGCCAGNNNNNNNNNNNNNNNNNNNNNNNNNNNNNNNNNNNNNNNNNNNNNNNNNNNNNNNNNNNNNNNNNNNNNNNNNNNNNNNNNNNNNNNNNNNNNNNNNNNNNNNNNNNNNNNNNNNNNNNNNNNNNNNNNNNNNNNNNNNNNNNNNNNNNNNNNNNNNNNNNNNNNNNNNNNNNNNNNNNNNNNNNNNNNNNNNNNNNNNNNNNNNNNNNNNNNNNNNNNNCCACCGCAGACGCCGCCACCAGCAGTAGCGCGGCAAGCGTCAGTGCGAGCAGCGGCGGTCTGTTCTCGCGGCTCACGTGTTCATCGTATGTGTGGGTCCTTTGCGTGATGGAGATTCAAGCGACGGGTCTTCTGCGCGTTGGGCGTAGTCGTCGCCGTAGCCGTAGCCGTAACCGTAGCCGTAACCGTAATCAGAGTAGTGCGCGCGCCTGGCCGACACGCGGTTCAAAACCACGCCCAGCAGCCGCGACTGCATGCGCACCAGGTACTCGCAGGTGTTGCGAGCCAGGCGGGCCGAGGTCTCGCCAGCATGCGCCACAAGCAGGCAGCCGCCGCCGAGCTGGCTGGTTATGACCGGCACATCGGCAAAACCCATGGCGGGCGGCGCGTCGATCAAGACCTGGTCGTAGCGCTCGTCGAGATCGCGCAGCAGATCGTTCATCAGCGGGCTGTTCAAGAGATCAACCGGGTTGGGCGGCACCGGCCCGGCGGTAATAATATCGAAGCCGGGCTGACCGCTGGCGCGGGTTATATCCTCCAGCGTCGCGTTGCCCGTGAGGTAGTTCGTCAGCCCGGGCGACAGCTCCTCGTTGAGTGTCTTGTGCACGCGCGGCCGCCTGAGATCGCAGTCGAGCAGGCACACGCGCCGGCCCATCTGTGCCATGGCAATGCCCAGGTTCATGGCGATGCAGGTCTTCCCCTCGCTGGGCTTGGAGCTGGTGAGGATCAAGCGCGAAGGCAGACCTCCGGGCGCAGCCAGGAACAGCGACGCCCTCAGGGTGCGTATGGCCTCGCTGCCAGCCGAGGTGGGGTTCAAGGCCACCTCGAGGTCGGCCGAGGGCGCGGGCATGCCCTTCTCGACCTTGGGCAGCACAAACTCGGGCACCGTGCCGAGCGTGGGCAGGCGCAGTTGTCGCTCCACGTCGTCGGGAGTCTTGAGGCTGTCGTCCATGTACTCCTGGAAGAAAGCCAGGCCCACGCCTCCGAACACGCCCAGCATCATCGACATGGCCAGGTTGAGCGGAATGCGCGGGCTGTCGGCCTCGATGGGCGTCTCTGCTGCGTCGACGACCGATATGTTGGTGGAGCTGATGGCGCTCATCAACTCTACTTCCTTGCTGCGGCGCAGCAGGCTTTCGTAAATCTCGCGCGTGGTGTCGACCTCGCGCTTCTTGATCTTGAAGTCGATGGCCTTCTCTTCGTAAGCCGCCACAACCAGGCGCTGTCGGCCTACCTCCTCGGCCAGCTTCTGCTCGCTGTCAATGGTGCGCTCAAAGTCACTGCGCACGCCCGCCAGTATGCGGTCTTCCTGCTCAACGATGTCGGCTGACAGGCGCTCAACGCGAGCGTCGGCCTTGCGCACGTCAGGAAACTCGTCGGTGAAGCGTGAGCCCAGCTCGGCGCGGATTGCACGGGCCTCGGACAGCTCTTCGCGCAGGCTCTTCAGAAGCGCGTTGTTCACCAGCAAGGGCAGCGAGCGCCGATCGCGACCCAAGCCCTGGGAGTGCAGGCTCTCGGCCTCTATACGACGCGCCTGGCTGGCGGTGTGACGGGTGATGAGGTCGGTCAGCCGCTCGTGTACGCGGCCGGCTTCCTGCTCCATGGCCAGGATGTCGTTGGCCCGGGCGTAAACCTGCAGCTCGGCCTCTGCCGACGACAGCTCGGCCTGCTGGTACTCACGCTGTTTTTCGATGAACTCGCGGGCCGAGCGCGCGGCTTCCTGCGACTGGTCGATGGTAAAGATGCGGTACTGGTCGGCCAGCTCGGTGGACACGCGCTGCGACAACTCGGCGTCGGGAGACGAAAAGCTCAGCTCAACGAGAAAGCTCTTGCGCCTGGGCTTTACCTCCACCTGCTCGGTGAAGCGCTCGAACATGTCGTGCTCAAACTTTCGTTCGGCCAGCTCGAGGCCGTCGCTTTCGCTACTGCCCAGCCAGCCCTTGACGGTCGCCTTGCTGCGACCCACGAAAGCCGCCGCGGCCAGCTCACCGTTGAGCCAGGGGTCGTCCCTGAGATCGAGCTCGTCGATGCTGCGACGGGCGAGCTCGCGGCTGGCGAGGATGTCGTACTGGGTCTGGAAGAAATCGTTGTAGGCCTGGGCCTGGGCAATGGGATCGGTGACCGACTGCACGTCGCCCATGACGTTGGGGCCGCCGGGCTGGATTTCCAACAGCACGGTGGACTTGTACATAGGCGTGGCCGCGAGGCTGAAGATCAGCGCACCCAGCACGCAGGCCGTGAACACCGCCACCACCGACCAGCGACGCCTGAGCAACACGTGGATGTAATCCCAGAGGTTGATCTCATCGTCGGCGTAGTAGGGCTCGGCGTTATAACCGGGGGGGCCGTACTGCGTGGGCAGGCCGGCGTTGCTGCGCGTGGCCAGCTGTGACCCGGCTTGCGGGTAGGGCTCGCCCTGGGGCGACGGCTGCTGGCCGGGATACGACTGCCCGCGTGGCGGCTGCTGCTCGTTGAGCGGGTGATCAGCGTCGTTGTGGTCGTCTCTCACTGTTCTCTTCCCTGTCGGTCTTCTCGCGCAAGCCTCATCAATAGGCCACGCCCACGCGCACCAGGCCGAGCACGCGGTCAACAACAAACTTGGGTCCCGACACGGGCACCACTATCAAATCGTCTTCCTGCAACAGGAAGTCCTCGGCGCGGCCTTCTCTTATCTGGTCAAACTTCACGGGTATGGGGCGACGCTGGCCGTCGGCCATCTTGCGGTACAGCGTCGTGTCGCTCCCTTTTGCCAGCGCCACGTCGATGCCACCGGCAGTGGCCAGCGCCTGGCTCACGGTGGTGTCCTGCAGCAGCGGATAGGCGCCTGGCTTGTTCACCATGCCCTCCACGTAAAACACGCCCGCCCGCGGCACGTTGATAACATCGCCGGGAAGCAGCTCGGGATTAAGGCGCATGTCGCCGTCGCGCGTGAGGCGGTCGAGGTCGATCAACTCGGTTACAACCTGCCGCGGGCAGGGCAAGAGGGACTCACCGTTGGCCTGCCCTCCGTCTTTCTGCAGAAAAGCCTCGGGGCAGACCTCGATTTCACGGCTCAGACGCACGTTGTGGCCGGCCTCCTCGTTGAGGCCACCGGCCAGGCTGAGCGCGTCGAGCAGGGTCTTACGACCGCGCAACTGCACCACGCCCGGCTTCTCAACGTAGCCCACTATCGAGATCTCGTAGCTGCGGTACTCCCTGACGAACACCGTTATCTGCGGCCGGTGTATGAAGCGCGCGAAGTTCTTGCGCAGGTGTTCTTCGAAGGCCAGCGGCGTGTAGCCACGGGCCACGATCTTGCCCACCCAGGGCAGGGTGACGTAGCCGGTGTTACTCACCCGCGAGGTAATAAGGCGCGGCTCGCCGGTGGTGTCTTCGATGTCGAAAAGAGTGATCTCGAGCAGATCTTCGGGGCCGATGGCGTAGTCGCCCGGCGTCTGCGACTTGCCCGCGAGCAGGCTCAGGCTGGCGTTAAGTTCCTGGTTGGCGGCGGTCTTGCCGTCGTCGCTGTGCAAGAGGGTGTAGTCGGGCGTGGCCGCGCAGCCGCTTGTCATCAGCAACGGGGTCATCATCAGCAACGGGGTCATCAGCAAACCCGCCAGGGCTGACGCGCCAACCATACCTTTGATGCAACTACTCTTCACAGTCCTGCTTCCACTGACCCGCGCACCACTCATCCCGCGCACACTAGCACGCGGACGGCGCATACAACAAAAAAAGCGCCGAGGAGATTCGTCGTCCCGCTCGGCGCTTTAAGTTTTCTACCGGGGCTCGTACGCCCCACCCGCCAGTCAGAATCAGATCAGCTGCCCGGACTGCCGTCGTCGTCGGTCTCGACCACGATGGCAATCGCCCCTGCGACCGCCGCTATTGAAGCCACGGTGCCAATAGCCACGCCGCCTATTGTAGCGCCTGCCCCGCCGCCGGCTGCTCCACCCACAACGGCCGCTGCCGCTGCGTCTTCGGAATCAGAACCAGCCAACTGCATGGGCTTGTCGCCG is part of the Candidatus Binatota bacterium genome and harbors:
- a CDS encoding polysaccharide biosynthesis tyrosine autokinase, which produces MLLTACSAWCAWAWPIDEACARRPTGKRTVRDDHNDADHPLNEQQPPRGQSYPGQQPSPQGEPYPQAGSQLATRSNAGLPTQYGPPGYNAEPYYADDEINLWDYIHVLLRRRWSVVAVFTACVLGALIFSLAATPMYKSTVLLEIQPGGPNVMGDVQSVTDPIAQAQAYNDFFQTQYDILASRELARRSIDELDLRDDPWLNGELAAAAFVGRSKATVKGWLGSSESDGLELAERKFEHDMFERFTEQVEVKPRRKSFLVELSFSSPDAELSQRVSTELADQYRIFTIDQSQEAARSAREFIEKQREYQQAELSSAEAELQVYARANDILAMEQEAGRVHERLTDLITRHTASQARRIEAESLHSQGLGRDRRSLPLLVNNALLKSLREELSEARAIRAELGSRFTDEFPDVRKADARVERLSADIVEQEDRILAGVRSDFERTIDSEQKLAEEVGRQRLVVAAYEEKAIDFKIKKREVDTTREIYESLLRRSKEVELMSAISSTNISVVDAAETPIEADSPRIPLNLAMSMMLGVFGGVGLAFFQEYMDDSLKTPDDVERQLRLPTLGTVPEFVLPKVEKGMPAPSADLEVALNPTSAGSEAIRTLRASLFLAAPGGLPSRLILTSSKPSEGKTCIAMNLGIAMAQMGRRVCLLDCDLRRPRVHKTLNEELSPGLTNYLTGNATLEDITRASGQPGFDIITAGPVPPNPVDLLNSPLMNDLLRDLDERYDQVLIDAPPAMGFADVPVITSQLGGGCLLVAHAGETSARLARNTCEYLVRMQSRLLGVVLNRVSARRAHYSDYGYGYGYGYGYGDDYAQRAEDPSLESPSRKGPTHTMNT
- a CDS encoding O-antigen ligase family protein — protein: MPAPLLPALLLPLLVLVQLTAGVISAPSAASAYDVTSNLLLLTSYAAFFAFACGSTTNTRVFHAFAALLLLLGTAEGLYGLLNLLSGNERLLIYERWAYPHSATGTLVNRNHFAYLIEMSLPLALASGLLFAPVQRDTRRSTDSEATARRIMAVTATTVLGLALIFSRSRMGIFSLLAAAATIGAASALLRPRAGGRSRKGYALPALLVLALGGFALVIGIDPVLERFFRIPQDLEHGRLPIWQAALAMWREAPLLGHGWGSYESLWPAWAGRPTGLHYKHAHNEYLQVLAEGGLAGATVVAWALWLFGRRVLGALSRPLTHAQRAVTVALATGITSVAFHSAADFGLRIPGVALVFALVVALFVRVTDDPELVDRA
- a CDS encoding protein tyrosine phosphatase, whose amino-acid sequence is MTAASYDGMTDIHCHLLPGIDDGPRNWEQSVELCRAMADDGITRAVATPHLIDGVYNNTLSLVTPLTAQLNERLANAGIKLEVLVGAEVDLASRYAQGSPELPTLAGGKAVLLEMPMAVLPQAMDQVLFSVTSQDLIPVLAHPERNEPLQDDPRLAADWLRAGAVLQLDGDSLLGVWGRGAERLAIKLLERGLAQAMASDAHSVKRRPPRLAEARQRAAELVGEQAATLLTNNGPEELLASHALAVPVYSPGQHDSDASAVPDKASGWLGRLFGR